A window of Nocardia arthritidis genomic DNA:
CCGCGGCGAGTGCCAGCGGGCGCAGCGTCACGCCGTCGACCGGTACGGCCGCGAGCAACTCGCCGAGCTCGGCGGGGGTTCCTATGTGCCGCAAGGTATTCGGGTGGGGTTCGGCCGTCCACAGGTCGAGTTCGGCGACCTCGGCCCGCGCCTGTGCGGCCGTTTCGGCGAGGTGGATGTCGAGGTCGAGCAGCACTTGGACGGTGTCGGGGTCGCGGCCCGCGGCGGACAGTGCCGTGCGCAAAGCCGTGCGCCGGGTGCGGGCGTCGTCGAGATCCGTTGCGGCGATGCGGATCAGATCCGCCCGGTGCACCGCGACCCCGGTGCTGTGCGGGCCTTCGGCGCGGATCGCGACGATCGACTGCCCCTGCGGGGAGCGCGGGGTGATGGACGGACCCTTCACCGAGAAGTTGTCTCCGGCGAAGTCGATGTAGTGCAGCCGGTCCCGGTCGATGAATCGGCCGGTGGACAGCTCGCGGATCTCCGCGTCGTCCTCCCAGCTGTCCCAGAGCCGGGTGACCACCTCGATCGCCTCGTCGGCCTCGTGCCACAGCGACGGTTCGTCCTGAACGCCCTTGCGGCCGAAGGCCTTCGCCTGCTCGGCGCCCGTCGAGACGGTGACCTCCCACCCCGCCCGGCCCAGCGTGGCGAAATCCAGGCTCTGGATGGCCTTGGCGAGATGGAACGGCTCGGTGTGCGTCACCGGCGCCTGCGGCAGCAG
This region includes:
- a CDS encoding LLM class flavin-dependent oxidoreductase, with translation MADSDLFLAVELAGTGGHPASWRRADSRAEDLFTGGYWVAAVTAAENAGVDAVFLPDSFGLQPGGPGVAKGRLDAVAIAARVAAATNHIGLLPQAPVTHTEPFHLAKAIQSLDFATLGRAGWEVTVSTGAEQAKAFGRKGVQDEPSLWHEADEAIEVVTRLWDSWEDDAEIRELSTGRFIDRDRLHYIDFAGDNFSVKGPSITPRSPQGQSIVAIRAEGPHSTGVAVHRADLIRIAATDLDDARTRRTALRTALSAAGRDPDTVQVLLDLDIHLAETAAQARAEVAELDLWTAEPHPNTLRHIGTPAELGELLAAVPVDGVTLRPLALAAALHHLPALARKPLSANTLRTRLGLPRPVSRYATSQRGALS